Proteins from one Cryptomeria japonica chromosome 4, Sugi_1.0, whole genome shotgun sequence genomic window:
- the LOC131050754 gene encoding cysteine-rich repeat secretory protein 55-like, with protein MNFPSVICYYRASKCNNASTYTDQSAPQNSGFNTSSHGQFPSKVYGLFQCIGNLSATACSNCSRQANDSIKELCANDIGGRVWMDGCFLRYENYNFTTILDTNWSGLANVNDVTINKQRFVSTTSSLLSNLSDKAYIPANKYLAVGSAKYSTSNKTYGLVQCWRDLSIKDCRSCLVQARKVWQQCCSSKQGVQIMSGSCTVRYELYRFYDSADGSRSLSPSPSPDRGFITTSHNFNNTPNRPSAGSPRSC; from the coding sequence ATGAATTTCCCTTCCGTCATATGTTATTACAGAGCGTCTAAATGCAATAATGCTTCAACTTACACAGATCAGAGCGCACCTCAAAATTCAGGGTTCAACACGTCTTCCCATGGGCAATTTCCCAGTAAAGTCTACGGCCTTTTCCAGTGTATTGGGAATCTATCAGCAACGGCATGCTCAAATTGCTCGAGGCAAGCAAATGACAGTATTAAAGAACTCTGCGCCAACGACATAGGTGGGCGAGTGTGGATGGATGGTTGCTTCTTGCGCTATGAAAACTACAATTTCACTACAATATTAGATACCAACTGGTCTGGCCTAGCGAACGTGAATGATGTCACAATCAATAAGCAACGTTTCGTGTCCACGACCTCAAGTCTTCTGTCCAATTTGTCTGATAAAGCTTACATCCCTGCAAATAAGTATCTCGCAGTTGGATCGGCTAAATACTCAACTTCGAATAAGACATATGGTTTAGTTCAGTGCTGGAGAGATTTATCCATCAAGGATTGCAGATCCTGTTTGGTTCAAGCAAGGAAGGTATGGCAGCAGTGCTGTTCTTCAAAGCAAGGAGTTCAAATTATGTCGGGAAGCTGCACAGTGAGATATGAGTTATACCGATTTTATGACTCCGCTGATGGATCACGCTCATTGTCACCCTCACCCTCCCCCGATCGAGGCTTCATCACCACCTCCCACAACTTCAACAATACCCCAAACAGGCCCTCCGCCGGTAGCCCACGGTCCTGCTAA